One window of the Lemur catta isolate mLemCat1 chromosome 6, mLemCat1.pri, whole genome shotgun sequence genome contains the following:
- the DDIT3 gene encoding DNA damage-inducible transcript 3 protein, translating into MAAESLPFSFGTLSSWELEAWYEDLQEVLSSDENGGTYVSPPGNEEEESKTFTTLDPASLAWLTEEPGPAEVTSTSQSPRSPDSSQSSPAQEEEEEDQRRTRKRKQSGHSPAQAGKQRMKEKEQENERKVAQLAEENERLKREIERLTREVEATRRALIDRMVNLHQP; encoded by the exons ATGGCAGCTGAGTCATTGCCTTTCTCCTTTGGGACACTGTCCAGCTGGGAGTTAGAAGCCTGGTATGAGGACTTGCAAGAGGTCCTGTCCTCAGATGAAAATGGGGGTACCTATGTCTCACCTCCTGGAAATGAAGAG GAAGAATCAAAAACCTTCACCACTCTTGACCCTGCCTCTCTGGCTTGGCTGACTGAGGAGCCTGGACCAGCAGAGGTCACAAGCACTTCCCAGAGCCCCCGCTCTCCAGATTCCAGTCAGAGCTCCCCAGctcaggaggaagaagaggaagaccAAAGAAGAACAAGGAAACGGAAACAGAGTGGCCATTCTCCAGCCCAGGCTGGGAAGCAACGCATGAAGGAGAAAGAACAGGAGAATGAAAGGAAAGTGGCACAGTTAGCTGAAGAGAATGAACGGCTCAAGCGGGAAATCGAGCGCTTGACCAGGGAAGTAGAGGCAACTCGCCGAGCTCTGATTGACCGAATGGTTAATCTGCACCAACCATGA